A single Bacteroidota bacterium DNA region contains:
- a CDS encoding flavin reductase has protein sequence MHLKSKILTTTDFEQMDNLFKKTFFNSLSGFKSVNLIGTLDKFGNTNLSIFSSIFHVGANPPLIGFIVRPDSVDRHTLQNILETEVYTINNIKQDFYIKAHQTSARYPKEFSEFKECGFTEFYSNSIKAPYVLESNINIGLQKKEIIKLELNGTIIVIGEVKEVLLPEDLVEGDGFVNHEKAESITCCGLDSYHTTNILSRLAYAKPNKLTQKLK, from the coding sequence ATGCACTTAAAAAGTAAAATACTTACAACCACCGATTTTGAGCAAATGGATAATTTGTTCAAAAAAACTTTTTTTAATTCTTTAAGTGGATTTAAAAGTGTAAACCTAATTGGAACCTTAGACAAATTTGGAAATACCAACTTAAGTATTTTTAGTTCTATTTTTCATGTTGGTGCAAATCCCCCTCTGATTGGTTTTATTGTAAGACCAGACAGTGTTGATAGGCACACGCTTCAAAACATATTAGAAACCGAAGTATATACTATCAATAATATCAAACAAGATTTCTACATAAAGGCTCATCAAACAAGTGCCAGATACCCAAAAGAATTTTCAGAATTTAAAGAATGTGGGTTTACCGAATTTTATTCAAACTCGATTAAAGCACCATATGTACTAGAATCAAACATAAATATTGGATTACAAAAAAAAGAGATAATCAAATTAGAATTGAACGGAACAATTATTGTTATAGGAGAAGTTAAAGAGGTTTTACTTCCAGAAGATTTAGTTGAAGGTGATGGTTTCGTAAATCACGAAAAAGCCGAAAGCATTACCTGTTGCGGACTTGACAGCTATCACACTACAAATATACTTTCTAGACTTGCTTATGCAAAACCCAACAAACTAACACAAAAACTAAAGTAA
- a CDS encoding SDR family oxidoreductase, with the protein MANYVIVGGTSGIGLSLVEELDSDKSNSIYVVSRTNKNLDKLTNCIHIKWDAMELSNFESQLPEIVDGFVYCPGSVNLKPFARLTEKEFKDDFQLNFFGAVNSLHQVLPKLKMSPFASIVFLTTVAATIGMPFHTSIAASKGALEGFSKSLAAELAPAIRVNTVAPSLVKTPLTERLTSTIEKIEVMSKKHPLQKIGEPNDIANIITYLLSKKSKWITGQTFAVDGGMSTLKI; encoded by the coding sequence ATGGCTAATTATGTGATTGTTGGTGGCACTTCGGGTATTGGATTAAGTTTAGTGGAGGAGCTTGATTCTGATAAATCAAATTCAATTTATGTCGTTTCCAGAACGAATAAAAATTTAGACAAGCTCACAAATTGTATTCATATAAAATGGGATGCAATGGAACTTTCAAATTTTGAAAGCCAACTTCCGGAAATAGTTGATGGATTTGTGTATTGCCCTGGAAGTGTTAATTTAAAACCATTTGCTCGACTTACAGAAAAAGAATTTAAAGATGATTTTCAATTAAATTTTTTTGGTGCAGTAAATTCTTTACATCAGGTATTACCCAAACTGAAAATGAGTCCATTCGCATCGATTGTATTTTTAACTACAGTAGCGGCAACTATAGGAATGCCTTTTCACACATCAATTGCTGCATCAAAAGGTGCATTAGAAGGATTTTCAAAATCGCTTGCAGCTGAATTAGCTCCTGCCATAAGAGTAAATACAGTTGCCCCATCCCTAGTAAAAACGCCACTAACAGAGCGTTTAACATCTACTATAGAAAAAATTGAGGTGATGTCTAAAAAACACCCCTTACAAAAAATTGGAGAACCCAATGATATTGCAAACATTATAACGTACCTTTTATCAAAAAAAAGCAAATGGATTACAGGACAAACTTTTGCTGTAGATGGAGGAATGTCAACACTTAAAATTTAA
- the folE gene encoding GTP cyclohydrolase I FolE codes for METTKKYIETTIDEIGNNHILTSIETPLREDAFVLDDELKIELIEDKFTEIMNIHGLDLTDDSLKGTPHRVAKMYVQEIFSGLNPKNKPDIKLFENKYKYQEMLVEKNITFYSNCEHHFVPIIGKAHVAYISNGSVIGLSKINRIVNYFARRPQVQERLTVQIANELKQLLNTEDVAVVIDAVHLCVSSRGVNDSSSKTVTSSYHGKFLNEQSRNEFLKYIEF; via the coding sequence ATGGAAACAACTAAAAAATACATTGAAACTACAATTGATGAAATAGGCAACAATCACATTCTTACTTCTATTGAAACTCCGCTAAGAGAAGATGCTTTTGTTCTTGATGATGAATTGAAAATAGAATTAATTGAAGATAAATTCACAGAAATAATGAATATTCATGGCTTGGATTTAACTGATGACAGCTTAAAAGGAACCCCACACCGAGTTGCGAAGATGTACGTGCAAGAAATTTTTAGCGGACTAAATCCCAAAAACAAACCGGATATAAAACTCTTTGAAAACAAATATAAATACCAAGAAATGTTGGTCGAAAAAAACATTACGTTTTATTCGAATTGCGAACACCACTTTGTGCCAATAATCGGAAAAGCTCACGTAGCCTACATTTCAAACGGAAGCGTAATTGGATTATCTAAAATAAACAGAATTGTAAATTATTTTGCCAGACGACCGCAAGTGCAAGAACGACTTACCGTTCAAATTGCAAACGAACTAAAACAACTTCTAAATACGGAAGATGTTGCGGTGGTTATAGATGCAGTACACTTATGTGTTTCGTCTAGAGGAGTAAACGACTCTAGCAGTAAAACTGTTACTTCGAGCTACCACGGGAAATTTTTAAATGAGCAAAGCAGAAACGAGTTTTTAAAATACATAGAATTTTAA
- a CDS encoding SRPBCC family protein — protein sequence MVHTIEAYQKIPTTIDKAWEFMSSPKNLKIICPDYMDFTITSKESEIQSMFPGQIITYTLKPLLKIPISWCTEITHVKDKEYFVDEQRFGPYALWHHKHFLKPIENGVEMYDLVHYKLPMGILGKLANQVFVKKQLQAIFDYRYKKIESLFGTY from the coding sequence ATGGTTCACACTATCGAAGCATATCAAAAAATTCCTACCACCATTGATAAAGCATGGGAGTTTATGTCTTCTCCCAAAAATCTAAAAATAATTTGTCCGGATTATATGGACTTTACCATCACATCTAAAGAAAGTGAAATACAAAGTATGTTCCCTGGACAAATTATTACTTACACACTAAAACCGCTTTTAAAAATTCCTATTAGCTGGTGTACAGAAATAACGCACGTAAAGGATAAAGAATATTTTGTAGATGAACAGCGGTTTGGCCCTTATGCGCTATGGCACCACAAACATTTCCTAAAACCAATTGAAAACGGAGTAGAGATGTATGATTTAGTACACTACAAACTACCGATGGGAATACTCGGAAAATTGGCAAATCAAGTTTTCGTAAAAAAACAACTTCAAGCTATTTTTGATTACCGTTACAAAAAAATAGAATCGCTATTCGGCACTTACTAA
- a CDS encoding RNA polymerase sigma factor encodes MTSIEFNTKLTMETGILRNFALKLTRNSEDAQDLIQDTLYKALNNREKFVDATNFRGWLLTIMRNIFINSYNRHTKHNEIINEKKDTILTNRLHIKSTNEGESIMTEKIINREIETLQQEFRVPFERHVEGYKYEEISEELHIPIGTVKSRIFMARKRLMEKLKELN; translated from the coding sequence ATGACATCTATAGAATTTAACACCAAACTTACCATGGAAACTGGGATTCTTAGAAACTTTGCATTAAAACTAACTCGCAATTCAGAAGACGCCCAGGATTTAATACAAGATACACTATACAAGGCATTGAACAATCGCGAAAAATTTGTAGATGCCACTAACTTCAGAGGTTGGCTTTTAACAATTATGCGAAATATTTTTATTAATTCATACAACAGACACACAAAGCACAATGAAATAATAAACGAAAAAAAAGATACTATTCTAACAAACCGATTGCACATAAAAAGCACAAACGAGGGGGAGTCTATAATGACAGAAAAAATAATTAACCGTGAAATAGAAACGCTGCAACAAGAATTTAGAGTCCCTTTTGAAAGGCATGTTGAAGGCTATAAATACGAAGAAATATCAGAAGAGCTGCACATACCAATTGGAACCGTAAAAAGCAGAATTTTTATGGCACGAAAAAGATTGATGGAAAAACTTAAAGAACTTAATTAA
- a CDS encoding glutathione peroxidase — protein sequence MKIYYFLLMTFGSILGCKNVLTKPTNENLTKENMTTTKSIYDFTLKSIDGKDISLAQYKGKKILLVNVASECGYTPQYKQLQELYDKNKETLVILGFPANNFGAQEPGQNSEIKTFCEKNYGVTFQLFSKKSVKGDDQHELYKWLSTKSENGWNDKAPSWNFCKYLINEKGELINFFSSNVNPVGEEISNALKK from the coding sequence ATGAAAATATATTATTTCTTACTAATGACATTTGGCTCTATATTGGGCTGCAAAAATGTTTTGACTAAACCTACAAACGAAAATCTAACAAAAGAAAACATGACTACTACAAAATCAATTTATGATTTTACATTAAAATCAATAGATGGAAAAGACATTTCTTTGGCACAATACAAAGGAAAAAAAATACTACTAGTGAATGTTGCTTCAGAGTGTGGCTATACTCCGCAATATAAACAACTGCAAGAACTGTATGACAAAAACAAAGAAACACTTGTTATACTTGGATTTCCGGCTAATAATTTTGGAGCGCAAGAGCCAGGACAAAATTCAGAGATAAAAACATTTTGTGAAAAAAATTACGGAGTTACATTTCAACTCTTTTCCAAAAAATCTGTTAAAGGAGACGACCAACACGAGTTATATAAATGGCTATCTACAAAATCTGAAAATGGATGGAATGATAAAGCTCCAAGCTGGAACTTTTGCAAATACTTAATTAATGAAAAAGGAGAATTAATAAACTTTTTTTCATCGAATGTAAATCCGGTAGGAGAAGAAATTTCAAATGCACTTAAAAAGTAA
- a CDS encoding MerR family transcriptional regulator, whose product MNRFSIKDFENISGIKAHTIRIWEQRYNLLSPRRTDTNIRYYTHEELKKLLNISFLYTNGFKISKIADLSEDGIKKEVEKLTETETKEDEQINALVIAMIEMEELKFEKIISTNLLRHGFEKTMTSIIAPFLEKIGILWQTNAINPAQEHFISNLIRQKIVAAIDACPYNTNKHARKFLLYLPENELHELSLLFYAYLTKQKGHNTIYLGQSVPFEDLLSVAKLKKPEYIVSVITSQLKDISMKDYIENLSDTFEHSKIFLSGMQIATYDKNFPKNITTFKNPSEFLSLL is encoded by the coding sequence ATGAATAGGTTCTCTATTAAAGATTTCGAAAATATTTCAGGTATAAAAGCGCATACAATACGTATTTGGGAACAGCGCTACAATTTATTATCTCCCCGCAGAACAGATACCAATATTAGATATTATACACACGAAGAGCTTAAAAAGCTTTTAAATATTAGTTTTTTATATACAAACGGATTCAAAATTTCGAAAATAGCCGATTTAAGTGAAGATGGGATAAAAAAAGAAGTTGAGAAGCTTACCGAAACTGAGACAAAAGAAGACGAACAAATAAATGCGCTAGTTATTGCTATGATTGAGATGGAGGAGTTGAAATTTGAAAAAATAATTTCTACCAACCTCTTGCGTCATGGTTTCGAAAAAACAATGACATCCATAATTGCACCCTTCCTAGAGAAAATTGGAATTCTGTGGCAAACAAATGCAATTAACCCAGCACAAGAACATTTTATTTCAAATTTGATAAGACAAAAAATTGTTGCTGCCATAGACGCATGCCCATACAACACAAATAAGCACGCTCGTAAATTTTTATTGTATCTTCCGGAAAACGAGCTGCATGAGCTAAGTCTCCTTTTTTATGCTTATTTAACGAAACAAAAAGGACACAACACCATTTATTTAGGGCAATCGGTTCCGTTTGAAGATCTACTCTCAGTGGCAAAACTAAAAAAGCCAGAATACATTGTAAGCGTTATTACATCGCAGCTTAAAGACATTTCAATGAAAGATTACATTGAAAATTTATCCGATACATTCGAGCACAGCAAAATATTTCTGTCGGGTATGCAAATAGCTACTTACGACAAAAATTTTCCGAAAAACATTACTACGTTTAAAAACCCTAGCGAATTTCTGTCGCTGTTATAA
- a CDS encoding lipoprotein signal peptidase — protein sequence MRVGKRVILLIFSVLLLDQALKLWIKTHMFLGEEFHIADWFIIHFTENNGMAFGMELGGDYGKYFLSIFRLVAVGALGWLLYSMIKKNESHKWFIYSIALIMAGAIGNILDSLFYGVLFSDSNFQVAEFLPADGGYASFLQGRVVDMFYFPIIEGHFPAWFPIWGTEEFIFFRPVFNIADASISVGVGIVLVFQKSFFTTNKPESSKLESTTTASNESLADDSNTLEKKDVV from the coding sequence ATTCGTGTGGGAAAAAGAGTTATTCTGCTAATATTTTCAGTTTTGCTGCTCGACCAAGCCTTGAAGCTATGGATTAAAACACATATGTTTTTGGGAGAAGAATTTCATATAGCAGACTGGTTTATTATACATTTTACAGAGAATAACGGAATGGCTTTTGGAATGGAGTTGGGAGGCGATTATGGCAAATATTTTCTGAGCATATTTAGATTAGTAGCTGTGGGTGCACTAGGATGGCTGTTGTATTCTATGATTAAAAAAAATGAGTCGCATAAATGGTTTATTTATAGTATTGCTCTTATAATGGCAGGTGCCATTGGAAATATTTTAGACAGCTTATTTTATGGTGTTTTGTTTTCGGATAGTAATTTTCAAGTAGCAGAGTTTTTGCCTGCCGATGGCGGATATGCTAGTTTTTTGCAGGGTAGGGTAGTGGATATGTTTTATTTTCCAATTATCGAAGGCCATTTTCCTGCATGGTTTCCTATTTGGGGCACCGAAGAGTTTATTTTTTTTCGACCTGTGTTTAATATAGCCGATGCATCTATTAGTGTTGGTGTAGGTATTGTATTGGTATTTCAAAAATCTTTTTTTACAACCAATAAGCCCGAAAGTTCTAAGTTGGAATCTACAACTACTGCGAGCAATGAATCTCTAGCTGATGATTCTAATACTCTTGAGAAGAAAGATGTTGTGTAG
- a CDS encoding TraR/DksA family transcriptional regulator gives MNKDDRSRYSDKELLEFKGIILRKLDEAKKDYELLKSTLSHKDDHGTDDTSPTFKLLEDGSDVLSKEETAQLAARQEKFIQNLQNALIRIENKTYGICRATGKLISKERLRSVPHATLSIDAKLDQAKF, from the coding sequence ATAAATAAGGATGACAGAAGCCGCTATTCAGATAAAGAATTGTTAGAGTTTAAGGGAATTATACTGAGAAAATTAGATGAGGCTAAAAAAGATTATGAGTTGTTGAAAAGTACGTTGTCTCATAAAGATGACCACGGTACAGACGATACATCTCCTACCTTTAAATTGTTGGAAGATGGCTCTGATGTGTTGTCAAAAGAAGAAACAGCGCAGTTGGCTGCTCGTCAAGAGAAATTCATACAAAATTTGCAAAATGCATTAATTCGTATCGAGAATAAAACGTATGGTATTTGTAGAGCAACCGGTAAATTAATTTCTAAAGAACGTTTAAGAAGTGTACCTCATGCTACACTAAGTATTGATGCTAAATTAGATCAAGCTAAGTTTTAA
- a CDS encoding isoleucine--tRNA ligase → MSKLYPEYKQLNLPQIGKDVLSFWESNGVFEKSISTREGKAPFVFYEGPPSANGMPGIHHVMGRTIKDIYCRYHTLKGEQVKRKAGWDTHGLPIELAVEKTLGIKKEDIGTKISVDDYNQACRKEVLKYTDKWEELTRMMGYWVDMRNPYVTNDNKYIESVWWLLQNLYKKGLIYKGYTIQPYSPAAGTGLSSHELNMPGSYRNVKDKSAVAMFKIVESSKLKVEKLIDGNRAGVTKNDVFFLAWTTTPWTLPSNTALAVGKNITYVSVRTFNPFTGTPITAILAKDLVGKYFSEKNKELKFEEYKTGDKNIPFEILSEFKGSEIAGLEYEQLLPFVKPEGVAFKVLIGDFVTTEDGTGIVHIAPSFGADDFRVAKQNGIDSLTLVDKRGKFLREVQDGVFLFGDEFVKEAYLNDEEKQVEFEKQKRVLEANGKIKDLKVYLSVDDRIILKLQEEGKLFKKETYEHNYPHCWRTDKPVLYYPLDSWFVKTTALKDRMVELNKTIKWKPESTGTGRFGNWLENLQDWNLSRSRFWGIPLPIWRTKDGSEEKCIGSIEELTKELDKAKEKGIDSKFDIHASTFDLHRPYVDDIILVSSKGEPMYRETDLIDVWFDSGAMPYAQLHYPFENKELIDDKKYFPADFIAEGVDQTRGWFFTLHAIATMCFDSVAFKNVVSNGLVLDKNGNKMSKRLGNGIDPYQTLEKYGPDATRWYMITNASPWDNLKFDLEGIAEAQRKFFGTLYNTYTFFALYANIDNFQFDENKVTPITQRIELDRWIISKLHSLVKDVTRFMDDYDPTPAARAIENFVDEHLSNWYIRLSRRRFWKGELTADKKAAYETLYECLNVVAQLSSPFAPFFSDWLYKNLTSGAVKNASVFESVHLSYLTKANESLIDELLEEKMEIAQKVSSMVLSLRKKHKIRVRQPLGKIMIPILDAHFQHQLEAIKDLILAEVNVKELQYMKETDGILVKKIKPNFKSLGARAGKHMKAIAALVNGFGQSDISTIEKQGFIQLVIDANESFKLELADVEITSEDIPGWLVATDGKYTVALDITITDSLRQEGIAREIINRIQNLRKDKAFEVTDRIVLKIQSHNEIDTAISNNLNYICAETLASSLELVTTIPPQDGELIEVDDVVKTIISITKLN, encoded by the coding sequence ATGTCAAAACTATATCCCGAATACAAGCAACTTAATCTTCCTCAAATTGGTAAAGATGTTTTATCTTTTTGGGAAAGTAACGGAGTGTTCGAAAAGTCTATCTCTACTCGCGAAGGCAAAGCTCCGTTTGTATTTTACGAAGGTCCTCCATCTGCCAATGGAATGCCTGGAATTCATCACGTAATGGGGCGTACCATAAAAGATATTTATTGTCGCTACCATACGCTTAAAGGCGAACAGGTAAAGCGCAAGGCGGGTTGGGATACCCACGGATTGCCTATTGAGCTTGCTGTAGAGAAAACATTGGGAATTAAAAAAGAGGATATCGGTACAAAAATTTCTGTTGACGATTATAACCAAGCTTGTAGGAAAGAGGTTTTGAAATATACCGATAAATGGGAAGAACTAACACGAATGATGGGGTATTGGGTAGATATGAGAAATCCATATGTAACCAATGATAATAAATACATAGAAAGTGTTTGGTGGTTGTTGCAAAACCTATACAAAAAGGGATTAATTTATAAAGGCTATACTATTCAACCTTATTCTCCTGCAGCTGGTACTGGACTTAGTTCCCATGAATTGAATATGCCTGGATCTTACCGCAATGTGAAAGACAAGAGTGCGGTGGCGATGTTTAAAATAGTTGAAAGTTCAAAGTTGAAAGTTGAAAAGTTAATTGATGGAAATAGAGCGGGAGTAACGAAGAACGATGTTTTTTTTCTCGCTTGGACAACTACTCCTTGGACACTTCCATCAAATACAGCTTTGGCTGTTGGTAAGAATATTACTTATGTTTCAGTAAGAACATTTAATCCATTTACAGGAACGCCAATTACAGCAATCCTTGCAAAGGATTTGGTAGGAAAATATTTTTCAGAGAAAAATAAAGAATTGAAGTTTGAAGAGTATAAAACTGGAGATAAGAATATTCCATTCGAAATTTTATCAGAGTTTAAAGGATCTGAAATAGCAGGCTTAGAATACGAACAGCTATTGCCATTTGTTAAGCCTGAAGGCGTTGCGTTTAAAGTTTTGATTGGCGATTTCGTTACAACCGAAGATGGTACTGGTATCGTGCATATTGCACCTAGTTTTGGTGCTGACGATTTTCGGGTAGCCAAACAAAATGGAATTGATTCACTTACCTTGGTAGATAAACGTGGTAAATTTTTGCGCGAAGTGCAAGATGGTGTTTTCTTATTTGGCGATGAGTTTGTGAAAGAAGCTTATTTAAACGATGAAGAGAAACAAGTTGAATTCGAAAAGCAAAAAAGGGTACTGGAAGCCAACGGAAAAATAAAAGACTTAAAAGTATATCTAAGCGTTGACGACCGTATTATACTTAAGCTTCAGGAAGAAGGTAAATTATTCAAGAAAGAAACGTACGAGCATAATTACCCGCATTGTTGGCGTACCGATAAGCCGGTGCTTTATTATCCGCTTGATTCTTGGTTTGTAAAAACAACTGCACTCAAAGATAGAATGGTGGAGTTGAACAAGACAATTAAATGGAAGCCGGAATCTACCGGTACAGGGCGTTTTGGAAATTGGCTCGAAAACCTACAAGATTGGAATCTTTCTCGTTCGCGCTTTTGGGGAATACCATTACCAATATGGAGAACAAAAGATGGTAGTGAAGAAAAATGTATTGGTTCTATAGAAGAATTGACCAAAGAGCTTGATAAAGCTAAAGAAAAAGGTATTGACTCTAAATTTGATATTCATGCTTCAACATTCGATTTGCATCGTCCTTATGTTGATGATATTATTCTTGTGTCTTCCAAAGGAGAGCCTATGTACCGTGAAACCGATTTGATAGATGTATGGTTTGATTCCGGTGCTATGCCTTATGCACAGCTGCACTACCCATTTGAAAACAAAGAGTTAATTGACGATAAAAAATATTTCCCTGCTGATTTTATTGCTGAAGGTGTAGATCAAACTCGAGGCTGGTTTTTCACATTGCACGCTATTGCTACTATGTGTTTCGATTCTGTTGCTTTTAAGAATGTTGTTAGCAACGGATTGGTGTTAGATAAAAATGGAAATAAAATGAGCAAGCGTTTGGGTAACGGAATTGATCCTTACCAAACACTTGAAAAATATGGTCCAGATGCTACACGCTGGTACATGATTACTAATGCTTCTCCTTGGGATAATCTTAAGTTTGATTTAGAGGGCATTGCAGAGGCTCAGAGGAAGTTTTTTGGCACATTGTACAATACATATACTTTCTTTGCATTGTACGCCAATATTGACAATTTTCAATTCGATGAAAATAAAGTAACTCCTATCACGCAACGCATAGAATTAGACAGATGGATTATATCTAAACTACATTCATTGGTTAAAGATGTTACGCGGTTTATGGACGATTACGATCCAACGCCTGCGGCACGTGCTATCGAGAATTTTGTAGATGAACATTTGTCAAATTGGTACATACGTCTATCGCGTAGGCGTTTTTGGAAAGGAGAACTTACGGCAGATAAGAAAGCTGCGTATGAAACATTGTACGAGTGTTTGAATGTGGTGGCTCAATTATCAAGCCCTTTTGCACCGTTTTTCTCTGATTGGTTATATAAAAATCTTACGAGTGGGGCTGTGAAAAATGCTAGTGTATTCGAATCAGTTCACTTGTCCTACCTTACAAAGGCTAACGAATCATTAATAGATGAACTTTTGGAAGAGAAAATGGAAATTGCTCAAAAGGTATCGTCCATGGTACTTTCGTTGCGTAAAAAGCATAAAATACGTGTGCGACAACCGTTAGGGAAAATTATGATTCCTATTTTAGATGCTCATTTTCAGCATCAATTGGAGGCTATAAAAGATTTGATTTTGGCTGAAGTGAATGTGAAGGAGTTGCAGTACATGAAGGAAACGGACGGAATTTTGGTGAAAAAGATAAAGCCTAATTTTAAGTCGTTGGGAGCTAGAGCCGGTAAGCACATGAAAGCTATTGCCGCATTGGTAAATGGCTTTGGGCAATCAGACATTAGTACAATCGAGAAGCAAGGATTTATTCAACTTGTAATTGATGCAAATGAATCATTTAAATTGGAATTGGCGGATGTTGAAATTACATCCGAAGATATTCCTGGATGGCTTGTTGCAACAGACGGAAAATACACAGTTGCCCTAGATATTACAATTACAGATAGTTTAAGGCAGGAAGGGATAGCTCGTGAAATTATTAATAGAATTCAAAATCTGAGGAAAGACAAGGCTTTTGAGGTTACCGACAGAATCGTTTTAAAAATACAATCACATAACGAAATTGATACTGCAATTTCAAATAATTTGAATTATATTTGCGCGGAAACATTGGCTTCCTCACTTGAATTGGTGACAACCATTCCTCCACAAGACGGAGAACTTATTGAGGTTGATGATGTAGTTAAAACAATTATTTCAATAACAAAATTAAATTAA